In Paralichthys olivaceus isolate ysfri-2021 chromosome 13, ASM2471397v2, whole genome shotgun sequence, the following are encoded in one genomic region:
- the pou3f1 gene encoding POU domain, class 3, transcription factor 1 — MATTAQYIPRNNSLPSNPLMHPDSDRMHQGTTYREVQKMMHHEYLQGLAATNTGHPMSLTHHQWLPTSNTDWSSGTHIGQQEHKASVQASREDLSSGFHHRSHLVHQQTQSSHHGSWAPTTTHHLSPLSPASNGHQSLVYSQPGYTNLNAMLSPQPGSLHHGMRDPLHDDSGSHDNQMESPQQAFSHHQDHSDEDAPSSDDLEQFAKQFKQRRIKLGFTQADVGLALGTLYGNVFSQTTICRFEALQLSFKNMCKLKPLLNKWLEETDSNTGSPTNLDKIAAQGRKRKKRTSIEVGVKGALENHFLKCPKPSAHEISTLAGTLQLEKEVVRVWFCNRRQKEKRMTPVGVPHPNMEDVYSQAETPPLHRTLQSPVQ, encoded by the coding sequence ATGGCGACAACAGCTCAGTATATTCCGAGGAATAACTCCTTACCGTCTAACCCGCTCATGCATCCGGATTCGGACAGGATGCACCAGGGGACGACCTACAGAGAGGTGCAGAAAATGATGCACCACGAGTACTTGCAGGGGCTCGCGGCTACCAACACGGGACACCCGATGAGCCTGACGCACCACCAGTGGCTGCCCACCTCCAACACCGACTGGTCCAGCGGCACCCACATCGGACAGCAGGAGCACAAAGCCAGCGTGCAGGCGAGCCGAGAGGACCTGAGCAGCGGCTTCCACCACAGATCTCACCTGGTGCACCAGCAGACGCAGAGTAGCCACCATGGTTCGTGGGCGCCCACCACGACGCACCACTTGTCCCCGCTGTCCCCAGCATCCAACGGCCACCAGTCCCTGGTCTACTCGCAGCCTGGATACACAAACCTCAACGCGATGTTGAGTCCCCAGCCCGGCTCCCTGCACCATGGCATGCGGGACCCGCTCCACGACGACTCGGGCAGCCACGACAACCAGATGGAGTCGCCCCAGCAGGCGTTCAGCCACCACCAGGACCACTCGGACGAGGACGCGCCCAGCTCCGACGACCTGGAGCAGTTCGCCAAGCAGTTCAAGCAGCGGCGGATCAAACTGGGCTTTACGCAGGCGGACGTGGGCTTGGCCTTGGGCACCCTGTATGGAAACGTCTTTTCTCAGACCACTATCTGCAGGTTTGAGGCGCTGCAGCTCAGCTTCAAGAACATGTGCAAACTTAAGCCGCTCCTAAACAAGTGGCTGGAGGAGACAGACTCGAACACCGGCAGTCCCACCAATTTGGACAAGATTGCTGCGCAGGGCAGGAAACGAAAGAAGAGGACCTCCATTGAAGTGGGGGTGAAAGGGGCGCTGGAGAATCATTTCTTAAAATGCCCAAAGCCATCTGCTCATGAAATCAGCACTTTAGCCGGCACTCTGCAGTTGGAAAAAGAGGTTGTCCGCGTTTGGTTTTGCAACagaagacaaaaagagaaaagaatgacACCAGTGGGGGTCCCTCACCCGAATATGGAGGACGTATATTCCCAAGCAGAGACCCCTCCTCTACACCGCACACTACAGAGTCCTGTGCAGTGA